In the genome of Leucobacter luti, one region contains:
- a CDS encoding Mur ligase family protein produces the protein MRDVISALVGKSVRQVARLRGGGSALPGLVVEKMDPGFLGRVLGRLPYGVVAVSGTNGKTTTTKMIVEMLEAEGLRVFTNRTGSNFSRGVVAAAVAEGSLRGRLDADIAVLELDEAHAMFFIDRVPPRFTLLLNVLRDQLDRFGEIDTTAKLLQRIADATTEGLVVNREDRLIRTIGDLTRERTAAVDVREFGLSADLLATFPSDDDFHAGSVSAVAGGVAVADADVTLIELGDHEAVFRVEGSDYRTPLKLEGLYNTFNAAAALAVVRQILVAGPLPGREARVTVTPDTAEIVAALAQVRPAFGRGEQLELDGQPLELVLVKNPAGFRLGLASFAADGVAAMIAINDQYADGRDMSWLWDVDFTSLQSGGVDTVSGTRAWDMALRLEHDEVPVAAVEENLGRALAEFRARTMGQPRRIYCTYTAMLELRRALAEVTDVEDIW, from the coding sequence GCTGCCGTATGGCGTCGTTGCGGTGAGCGGTACGAATGGCAAGACCACCACGACGAAGATGATCGTCGAGATGCTCGAAGCCGAGGGGCTGCGCGTCTTCACGAACCGCACGGGCTCCAACTTCTCTCGCGGCGTTGTTGCTGCGGCGGTGGCCGAGGGCTCTCTGCGTGGCCGTCTTGACGCCGATATTGCGGTGCTTGAGCTTGATGAGGCCCACGCGATGTTCTTCATTGATCGCGTGCCGCCGCGCTTCACGCTGCTGCTGAACGTCCTCCGAGACCAACTCGACCGCTTTGGCGAGATCGATACGACCGCGAAGCTCCTGCAGCGGATTGCCGATGCCACGACCGAAGGACTCGTAGTCAACCGCGAGGATCGACTGATCCGTACGATCGGTGATCTGACGCGTGAGCGCACCGCAGCGGTGGACGTTCGTGAGTTTGGGCTCTCCGCTGATCTGCTCGCAACCTTCCCGAGCGATGACGACTTTCATGCTGGGAGTGTGTCCGCCGTTGCCGGCGGCGTCGCTGTCGCTGATGCGGATGTCACGCTCATTGAGCTCGGCGATCACGAGGCTGTCTTCCGTGTTGAGGGCAGTGACTATCGCACACCGCTCAAGCTTGAGGGGCTATACAACACCTTCAATGCGGCTGCTGCGCTCGCGGTGGTGCGTCAGATCCTGGTGGCCGGACCACTCCCTGGCCGTGAGGCGCGCGTCACGGTGACACCAGATACCGCGGAAATCGTTGCGGCGCTGGCCCAGGTGCGCCCCGCCTTTGGCCGTGGCGAGCAGCTTGAACTTGATGGTCAACCGCTTGAACTTGTGCTCGTGAAGAACCCGGCCGGGTTCCGCCTCGGGCTCGCCTCGTTCGCTGCTGACGGTGTTGCCGCAATGATCGCGATCAATGATCAGTACGCTGATGGTCGCGACATGTCGTGGCTCTGGGACGTCGATTTCACCTCGTTGCAGAGCGGCGGAGTCGACACGGTGAGCGGAACGCGTGCCTGGGATATGGCGCTGCGGCTCGAACACGACGAGGTGCCCGTCGCAGCTGTCGAGGAGAACCTCGGACGCGCGCTGGCGGAGTTCCGCGCACGCACGATGGGTCAGCCGCGCAGAATCTACTGCACCTACACGGCGATGCTTGAACTGCGTCGCGCCCTCGCAGAAGTGACCGACGTGGAGGATATCTGGTGA
- a CDS encoding type 1 glutamine amidotransferase: MNIYGDRGNVLAIERRATAHGFVPRIVEVNPGDPLPETIDLIVGGGGQDSGQGRVAADLALRADQFRALADDGVPMLMICGLYQLFGHRFVTHTGEELAGIGVLDVETRGGSERMIGNIVLDTAEFGEIIGYENHSGNTTLGPGSTPLGRVVQGAGNNPNDGVEGARSSNVIGSYLHGSLLPKNPALSDFLIGEAARRRYGSFEPRAELNETVRRARESAKRRPR, translated from the coding sequence ATGAACATCTACGGTGACCGCGGCAATGTGCTCGCGATTGAACGTCGGGCAACAGCGCACGGGTTTGTTCCCCGCATTGTCGAGGTCAATCCTGGCGATCCGCTGCCCGAGACCATCGACCTGATCGTGGGTGGCGGCGGCCAGGACTCCGGTCAGGGCCGCGTTGCCGCTGATCTTGCGCTGCGCGCTGACCAGTTCCGTGCGCTGGCGGATGACGGCGTGCCGATGCTCATGATCTGCGGGCTGTACCAGCTCTTTGGCCACCGTTTCGTCACGCACACCGGCGAGGAGCTGGCGGGCATCGGAGTGCTTGATGTGGAGACTCGCGGTGGCAGCGAGCGCATGATTGGCAATATCGTGCTCGACACGGCCGAATTCGGTGAGATTATCGGCTACGAGAACCACAGCGGCAACACAACACTCGGCCCGGGATCGACGCCGCTCGGCCGTGTGGTGCAGGGAGCCGGCAACAACCCGAATGACGGTGTTGAGGGTGCGCGCAGCAGCAACGTGATTGGCAGCTACCTGCACGGCTCACTGCTGCCGAAGAACCCTGCGCTGAGCGACTTCCTGATTGGCGAGGCGGCCCGGCGCCGCTACGGCTCGTTCGAGCCTCGCGCCGAGCTCAACGAAACCGTCCGCCGCGCCCGCGAAAGCGCAAAGCGCCGCCCCCGCTAG
- a CDS encoding DUF4917 family protein, which yields MITETLKFSDAIELAKLGSEPLSALLGNGFSRACRDDTFNYGSLWDRADFTLTGEKVEIEEAMNSKDFETVIRRLDRCANLLAVYGGDSEIIGQIEADSTAIRTGLAAAIARLHPAHAWTLDSEERRNVNEFLAHFTSLFTTNYDLLLYWAVNHAASQSVPKDDGFRGSYDNGFKWRLSNSQKIYYLHGAIHLFEESSVTTKAARQDGLIMDEIRDRIALQQHPLIVTEGSSIDKRVRIEESKYLSNCYDQLGSLSGALFIHGSSLSSNDEHLFNQITREESGITTLFVSVRPGSSEAQIRVRAHDLSKKRRSNGGTPLKLHFYDAESAHVWR from the coding sequence ATGATCACCGAGACATTGAAGTTTTCAGACGCAATCGAACTGGCAAAGCTGGGTAGCGAGCCGCTCTCCGCCCTGCTTGGCAATGGGTTTAGTCGCGCATGCAGAGACGACACATTCAATTACGGTTCCCTCTGGGATCGCGCAGATTTCACTCTCACTGGCGAGAAGGTCGAGATTGAGGAAGCGATGAACAGCAAGGACTTTGAAACCGTCATTCGCCGATTGGACCGATGTGCAAACCTTCTTGCCGTCTACGGAGGCGACTCCGAGATAATTGGTCAGATTGAAGCGGATAGCACGGCGATTCGTACGGGACTTGCTGCGGCCATTGCACGGCTCCACCCGGCGCACGCTTGGACGCTTGACTCGGAAGAACGACGCAACGTCAACGAATTTCTCGCGCACTTCACATCGCTATTCACCACGAACTACGACCTGCTCCTCTATTGGGCCGTCAACCATGCCGCCAGTCAATCAGTCCCCAAAGACGATGGGTTCCGGGGCTCCTACGACAACGGCTTTAAGTGGCGCCTGTCGAACTCCCAGAAGATTTACTATCTACATGGCGCGATTCATCTTTTCGAGGAGAGTTCAGTGACGACCAAAGCGGCACGGCAAGACGGACTCATTATGGATGAAATTCGTGATCGAATTGCCTTGCAGCAACACCCGCTGATCGTCACAGAAGGGAGTTCCATAGACAAACGAGTTCGAATTGAGGAGAGCAAGTATCTGAGCAATTGCTACGACCAGCTGGGCAGCCTCTCAGGAGCTCTCTTCATCCATGGCTCCTCGCTCAGCAGCAACGACGAGCATCTCTTCAACCAGATCACCAGGGAAGAAAGCGGGATCACTACATTGTTTGTTTCGGTTCGCCCGGGTTCTTCTGAAGCTCAGATTCGAGTCCGAGCTCATGATCTCAGCAAGAAGCGTAGGTCCAACGGCGGAACGCCACTCAAGCTTCACTTCTACGACGCCGAGTCAGCTCATGTTTGGCGCTAG
- a CDS encoding YceI family protein encodes MAITADQIPGYRAGTWVIDPTHSEVSFSVRHLAISKVKGKFENFDATFVTAENPLESSVQASAEVASVNTNEKNRDGHLRTGDFFAAEEFPQLTFASTGAREDKGDLLVDGELTMRGVTKPVTFNFEFGGFGEDPYGNYKAGFTATTVVKREDFGLTWNAPLEKGGLLLGSDVTISIDVQAALQA; translated from the coding sequence ATGGCTATCACCGCTGATCAGATCCCCGGCTACCGCGCAGGCACCTGGGTGATCGACCCCACGCACTCCGAGGTCAGCTTCTCTGTCCGCCACCTCGCGATCAGCAAGGTCAAGGGAAAGTTCGAGAACTTTGACGCCACTTTCGTGACCGCCGAGAACCCGCTCGAGAGCTCCGTCCAGGCCAGCGCCGAGGTTGCCTCGGTCAACACCAACGAAAAGAACCGCGACGGCCACCTCCGCACGGGCGACTTCTTCGCCGCAGAAGAGTTCCCGCAGCTCACCTTTGCTTCCACCGGCGCACGCGAGGACAAGGGTGACCTCCTGGTCGACGGCGAGCTCACCATGCGTGGCGTGACCAAGCCGGTCACTTTCAACTTCGAGTTCGGTGGCTTCGGCGAAGACCCCTACGGCAACTACAAGGCCGGCTTCACCGCCACCACTGTCGTCAAGCGTGAGGACTTCGGCCTCACCTGGAACGCCCCGCTGGAGAAGGGTGGCCTGCTGCTCGGCTCCGACGTGACGATCTCGATCGACGTGCAGGCAGCGCTCCAGGCGTAG
- a CDS encoding aromatic acid exporter family protein has translation MTGPVTRPWRRFERDVTGRFTVQVRPSWYQLAKGAAAAILAWFVCLLIFPEQLPIFGAIAALIVMQDNVDQSLTRGIERVVGVLVGISVALGAGALFGQQSWLFIAAIIVAMAVGWLLRMTPSSTNQIAITALLMIALGGIELLYGAERLIETAIGATIGVALNALVIAPVRTSSVHDAIVGLTEHSSKVLLRIADALDAPRDAAWLAEMLADARSLQAERGRVHDLLRQARESLRFNPRSRRYQQGLAEDDELFQRLQRIVTQVIGMARALSDLYDADLVTDPFVIGMVEEMRRAAHDLERLGRPAADPEDAAEPPALTKPYTIARPHPTHWVLIGSLMEDLRRVRGRITGELD, from the coding sequence GTGACCGGCCCGGTGACCCGCCCATGGCGCCGCTTCGAGCGCGATGTCACCGGCAGGTTCACCGTGCAGGTGCGGCCGTCCTGGTACCAGCTCGCGAAGGGCGCGGCTGCCGCGATCCTGGCCTGGTTTGTGTGCCTCCTGATCTTCCCGGAGCAACTCCCCATTTTCGGGGCGATTGCCGCTTTGATCGTCATGCAAGACAACGTCGACCAGTCGCTCACGCGCGGGATCGAGCGAGTGGTCGGAGTGCTCGTCGGCATCTCCGTTGCGCTCGGCGCGGGCGCCCTATTCGGGCAGCAATCTTGGCTCTTCATCGCGGCGATCATTGTGGCGATGGCCGTAGGCTGGTTGCTGCGCATGACGCCGTCGTCAACGAACCAAATCGCCATCACGGCGCTACTGATGATCGCGCTCGGCGGGATCGAACTGCTCTACGGCGCCGAACGCCTGATCGAGACCGCGATCGGAGCGACGATCGGAGTTGCGCTGAACGCCCTCGTGATCGCTCCGGTCCGGACATCATCGGTGCATGACGCCATCGTCGGGCTCACTGAGCACTCCTCAAAAGTGCTGCTCCGCATCGCTGACGCACTCGATGCACCGCGCGACGCGGCCTGGCTCGCCGAGATGCTCGCCGACGCACGGAGCTTGCAGGCTGAGCGCGGCCGAGTGCACGATCTGCTGCGCCAGGCCCGCGAGAGTCTCCGCTTCAATCCGCGCAGTCGGCGCTATCAGCAGGGGCTCGCGGAGGACGACGAGTTGTTCCAGCGACTCCAGCGCATCGTGACCCAGGTGATTGGAATGGCGCGAGCACTCTCGGATCTCTACGATGCAGACCTCGTGACCGATCCCTTCGTGATCGGGATGGTCGAGGAGATGCGGCGTGCAGCTCACGACCTTGAGCGGCTGGGGCGGCCAGCGGCCGATCCTGAGGACGCAGCAGAGCCGCCGGCACTCACGAAGCCGTACACAATCGCCCGGCCACACCCGACACACTGGGTGCTCATCGGCTCCCTGATGGAGGATCTGCGCCGCGTACGCGGGCGGATCACCGGCGAGCTGGACTGA
- a CDS encoding App1 family protein: MTAADQPDTRPRFAARLEDWIHVRRSRRAVAKGKTPSVIPYIGYGGTDWVRVLGRVLYLKPDTREHTRFRPDVAQVSRVRGWRTFTSLSVPHQPVRVHIDGQFVAEVTADRGGVIDSIVPVTLTPGWHTITLRAGEGEAADAPVNIVDPEAKFGVISDVDDTILFTALPKPFVAAWNSFVLDEHARSATPGMAVMLDHLVAHHPGSPVIYLSTGAWNAAPALSRFLARNLYPMGPLLLTDWGPTHDRWFRSGTDHKRRELKRIAVEFPEVRWVLIGDDGQHDESLYHEFATAHPENVAAVAIRQLSVGEAVLAGGRSKARLNRTTSGVPWVYGPDGATLREELRKLGVL; this comes from the coding sequence GTGACTGCCGCCGATCAGCCCGACACCCGCCCTCGTTTTGCGGCGAGGCTCGAGGACTGGATCCATGTGCGCCGCTCGCGCCGCGCGGTGGCCAAGGGCAAAACTCCCTCGGTGATCCCGTACATCGGCTACGGGGGCACGGACTGGGTCCGTGTGCTCGGCCGCGTGCTGTACCTGAAACCTGACACGCGTGAGCACACCCGGTTCCGTCCGGACGTCGCGCAGGTGTCGCGCGTGCGGGGATGGCGCACCTTCACGAGCCTCTCCGTGCCGCACCAGCCGGTTCGCGTGCACATCGACGGCCAATTCGTTGCCGAGGTGACTGCCGATCGCGGCGGTGTGATCGACTCAATTGTGCCGGTAACGCTCACGCCCGGCTGGCACACCATCACGCTCCGCGCAGGCGAAGGCGAGGCGGCGGACGCGCCGGTGAACATCGTAGATCCGGAAGCCAAGTTTGGGGTGATCTCGGACGTGGACGACACGATCCTGTTCACTGCCCTGCCCAAACCATTTGTCGCCGCCTGGAACAGCTTCGTACTCGACGAACATGCGCGATCCGCGACCCCGGGAATGGCGGTGATGCTGGATCACCTCGTGGCACACCACCCCGGCTCCCCCGTGATCTACCTGTCGACCGGCGCGTGGAACGCAGCCCCCGCGCTGAGCCGTTTCCTCGCGCGCAATCTCTACCCGATGGGCCCGCTTCTTCTCACTGACTGGGGACCAACACACGATCGCTGGTTCCGGAGCGGTACCGACCACAAGCGTCGGGAGCTCAAGCGCATCGCTGTTGAATTCCCCGAGGTCCGCTGGGTACTGATTGGCGATGACGGACAGCACGATGAGTCGCTCTACCATGAGTTTGCGACCGCGCACCCTGAGAACGTGGCGGCGGTCGCGATCCGGCAGTTGTCTGTTGGTGAGGCCGTGCTCGCAGGCGGACGCTCCAAGGCGCGACTGAACCGCACCACGAGCGGCGTGCCCTGGGTCTATGGGCCTGACGGTGCGACGCTGCGGGAGGAGCTGCGGAAGCTGGGCGTCCTGTGA
- a CDS encoding DedA family protein: protein MTELLDTLIAALRDLDPVLRTIIAGIGMLLETSVFIGLIVPGDTIAIVASLGVSSPTQYGWLVFALVCGAVAGESIGFALGRWVGPRLRTSRLGRRLGERKWALADHYLGKRGGVAVFLSRFLPVLHSLIPLTAGMAGMRYRKFLAWTASASIIWAVIVVSLGAGAAAGYEQLAGRVKGAGFIFVGGALLVVIVLWVLKRAFMKRERAHLELEPTAPATPAPSVSAVD from the coding sequence ATGACCGAGCTGCTCGACACCCTGATCGCGGCGCTGCGCGACCTGGACCCCGTGCTGCGAACCATCATTGCGGGAATCGGCATGCTGCTCGAAACCTCTGTTTTTATCGGCCTCATCGTGCCGGGCGACACGATCGCGATCGTTGCATCGCTCGGCGTCTCGAGTCCCACACAGTATGGCTGGCTCGTGTTCGCACTCGTGTGCGGCGCTGTGGCAGGCGAGAGCATCGGATTCGCGCTCGGGCGGTGGGTCGGCCCGCGCCTGCGCACCAGCAGGCTCGGCCGCCGTCTGGGCGAGCGGAAGTGGGCACTTGCGGATCACTACCTCGGAAAGCGCGGCGGCGTCGCCGTCTTCCTCTCTCGCTTCCTTCCCGTGCTGCACTCCCTGATCCCATTGACCGCAGGCATGGCCGGAATGCGGTACCGCAAGTTCCTCGCGTGGACCGCCTCGGCCAGCATCATTTGGGCCGTGATTGTGGTCTCGCTTGGCGCAGGCGCCGCAGCGGGCTACGAGCAGTTGGCCGGTCGCGTGAAGGGCGCAGGATTCATCTTTGTTGGCGGCGCGCTCCTCGTCGTAATCGTGCTCTGGGTGCTGAAGCGCGCGTTCATGAAACGGGAGCGCGCACACCTGGAACTCGAGCCGACTGCGCCCGCCACCCCCGCGCCCAGTGTCAGCGCCGTGGACTGA
- a CDS encoding cytochrome ubiquinol oxidase subunit I, translating to MNEFLDALTLARWQFGLTTLYHFIFVPLTIGLSLLVAILQTVWVRTGKVKYLKLTKLFGKIFLINFAMGVVTGIVQEFQFGMNWSDYSRFVGDIFGAPLAMEGLIAFFFEATFIGLWIFGWDKLPKKLHLMSIWFVWIGTVLSAYFILAANAFMQNPQGYTLNEERGRAELESIGAVLLNPVALTQFPHTIFAAIMFAGVVLVAVAAWHLQRNQFVDEMRTALRFGAWANILAFVGVGLTGHSLGLVMTETQPMKMAAAEAHYATSSGADASFSLFSLGTPDGLHEIFSVRIPYLLSFLSTGTFDGTVEGINDLQAAYTEMYCGDAGSALTCPTDGSFTPIIWVTYWAFRWMMGLGILATLVSVVGLWVTRKNAELPKWMWKVAIWTAPIPMLASLVGWIFTEMGRQPWIVFGVMTTERGVSPGVPGWAVLVSLIVFTLVYGALAVVEFKLITKAAKEGPPEIETDADGEPDHQSLATVY from the coding sequence ATGAACGAATTTCTCGACGCGTTGACGCTTGCCCGGTGGCAATTCGGCTTGACAACGCTGTACCATTTCATCTTTGTTCCGCTGACGATCGGGCTGAGCCTTCTCGTCGCGATTCTCCAGACAGTGTGGGTGCGCACGGGCAAAGTGAAGTACCTGAAGCTCACCAAGCTGTTTGGCAAGATCTTCCTCATCAACTTCGCGATGGGCGTCGTGACTGGCATCGTGCAGGAGTTCCAGTTCGGAATGAACTGGTCAGACTACTCCCGTTTTGTCGGCGACATCTTCGGTGCGCCACTCGCGATGGAGGGCCTAATTGCCTTCTTCTTTGAGGCAACGTTCATTGGTCTCTGGATCTTCGGCTGGGACAAACTGCCCAAGAAGCTCCACCTCATGTCGATCTGGTTCGTGTGGATCGGAACGGTGCTCTCCGCATACTTCATCCTCGCGGCAAACGCCTTCATGCAAAACCCGCAGGGCTACACGCTGAACGAGGAGCGTGGCCGCGCCGAGCTCGAGAGCATCGGGGCCGTGCTGCTGAACCCGGTGGCGCTGACCCAGTTCCCGCACACCATCTTTGCCGCGATCATGTTCGCCGGTGTTGTCTTGGTCGCGGTCGCTGCGTGGCACTTGCAGCGCAACCAGTTCGTAGATGAGATGCGTACGGCACTCCGCTTTGGCGCGTGGGCAAACATTCTCGCCTTCGTTGGTGTGGGACTGACCGGCCACTCGCTTGGACTCGTCATGACTGAGACACAGCCGATGAAGATGGCTGCGGCTGAGGCGCACTACGCGACCTCCTCCGGCGCTGATGCATCGTTCTCGCTGTTCAGCCTTGGCACCCCTGACGGACTGCACGAGATCTTCTCTGTTCGCATTCCGTACCTCTTGTCGTTCCTCTCCACTGGCACATTCGATGGCACCGTAGAGGGCATCAATGACCTGCAGGCGGCCTACACCGAGATGTACTGCGGTGACGCAGGGAGCGCGCTCACCTGCCCCACAGATGGCTCCTTCACCCCAATCATTTGGGTCACCTACTGGGCATTCCGCTGGATGATGGGCCTTGGCATCCTTGCCACCTTGGTGTCCGTAGTTGGCCTATGGGTCACGCGCAAGAACGCAGAGCTCCCGAAGTGGATGTGGAAGGTCGCAATCTGGACCGCACCGATCCCGATGCTCGCGTCGCTCGTTGGGTGGATCTTCACCGAGATGGGCCGCCAGCCCTGGATCGTGTTTGGCGTAATGACCACAGAACGAGGTGTCTCGCCCGGAGTTCCGGGGTGGGCAGTGCTCGTCTCGCTGATCGTGTTCACGCTCGTCTACGGCGCCCTTGCTGTCGTCGAGTTCAAACTGATCACCAAGGCTGCGAAGGAGGGACCGCCGGAGATCGAAACCGATGCTGACGGTGAACCCGATCATCAGTCGCTGGCGACGGTCTACTAG
- the cydB gene encoding cytochrome d ubiquinol oxidase subunit II, producing the protein MELTTLWFFIVGVLLIGYFVLDGFDFGVGMSLPFLGKDDTDRRLLVNTIGPVWDLNETWLIVAGACLFAAFPEWYATMFSGFYLALLLILVALIFRGVSFEYRHQGKGQRWTRWFDHFIFWGSVLPPLLWGVAFANLAQGLPISRMDNGGWIYEGTLLTLLNPYGLLGGLTLLLITFTHGLVFVALKTLGDMRERARALATKVGVVTIIVGAAFLIWTIMQHLESDTLWAIILCSALAAIALIGGWLANLRGREGWAFTANAAAIVFALLAVFMALFPNLMHSSIDPAESMSIVGAASSQKTLELMTWVAACTLPLVLAYQAWTYWIFRKRLSRESIPAGAH; encoded by the coding sequence ATGGAACTCACCACACTCTGGTTCTTCATCGTCGGTGTGCTGCTCATCGGGTACTTTGTGCTCGACGGCTTCGACTTCGGCGTGGGCATGTCGCTGCCCTTCCTCGGCAAGGACGACACGGATCGCCGCTTGCTCGTCAACACGATCGGACCGGTCTGGGATCTGAACGAGACCTGGCTGATCGTGGCGGGCGCGTGCCTGTTCGCGGCGTTCCCCGAGTGGTATGCCACGATGTTCTCCGGCTTCTACCTCGCCTTGCTGCTGATCCTGGTTGCCCTGATCTTTCGTGGAGTCTCCTTTGAGTACCGCCACCAGGGCAAGGGGCAGCGCTGGACTCGCTGGTTCGACCACTTCATCTTCTGGGGTTCGGTTCTTCCCCCGCTGCTCTGGGGTGTTGCGTTCGCGAACCTCGCACAGGGGCTCCCGATTTCTCGGATGGACAACGGTGGCTGGATCTACGAGGGCACGCTTCTCACACTGCTCAACCCGTATGGTCTTCTCGGCGGCCTCACGCTCCTGCTCATCACCTTCACTCACGGCCTCGTGTTCGTGGCGCTGAAGACGCTGGGCGACATGCGTGAGCGTGCGCGTGCACTGGCAACGAAGGTTGGAGTTGTCACGATCATCGTGGGAGCGGCATTCTTGATCTGGACGATCATGCAGCACCTCGAGAGCGACACGCTCTGGGCCATCATCCTGTGCTCCGCACTCGCGGCTATTGCCCTGATTGGCGGATGGCTCGCGAATCTGCGTGGCCGCGAGGGCTGGGCCTTCACCGCGAACGCAGCGGCAATCGTGTTTGCATTGCTCGCAGTATTCATGGCGCTCTTCCCGAATCTGATGCACTCAAGCATCGATCCGGCTGAATCCATGTCGATCGTGGGCGCGGCCAGCTCGCAGAAGACGCTCGAGCTCATGACCTGGGTCGCGGCCTGCACGCTCCCGCTGGTGCTCGCGTACCAGGCGTGGACGTACTGGATCTTCCGCAAGCGCCTCTCGCGGGAGTCGATCCCGGCCGGCGCCCACTAG
- a CDS encoding ATP-binding cassette domain-containing protein — MQGTVAANVALGAEQADADRVRRALDTAGLPELPGDRELGAAGAGVSGGQAQRIAVARSLYRAWSLGPGTALLLDEPTSALDRATEARVCAALRAEAESGRPVLVVSHRQAVLDAADRVERITAATAQEGTR; from the coding sequence CTGCAGGGCACTGTCGCAGCCAACGTTGCGCTGGGTGCCGAGCAGGCTGACGCCGACCGTGTGCGCCGCGCGCTCGACACGGCAGGGCTCCCCGAGCTTCCCGGTGATCGTGAGCTCGGCGCGGCTGGAGCGGGAGTGTCAGGCGGCCAGGCGCAGCGGATCGCGGTTGCACGCTCACTGTACCGGGCCTGGTCGCTTGGGCCGGGCACGGCACTGTTGCTTGATGAACCCACTTCGGCGCTCGATCGAGCCACAGAGGCGCGCGTGTGCGCGGCACTCCGCGCAGAGGCGGAGAGTGGACGCCCCGTGCTTGTCGTCAGCCACCGGCAGGCGGTGCTCGATGCCGCCGACCGAGTCGAACGAAT